One Methanohalophilus mahii DSM 5219 genomic window carries:
- the ablB gene encoding putative beta-lysine N-acetyltransferase — translation MSDIIEKFGNSLIQHGTYNDRIYLMKLDTGDLPDLIPEMDRLAEKRGYSKIFAKIPADSRATFEAKGYVKEAGVPGYYSGKMEALFMCKYFSERRKEDTQAEDDRIISTARDKAGDIRKHELPEGFLIRMCTEADLPAMARIYAEVFPTYPFPIQDPTYLKETMEDNVAYFAVENEGGIVALSSSEIDFENRNAEMTDFATLPQFRGMGLSTHLLSKMEKEMNKKGILTLYTIARAASYGMNTVFARLGYEFTGKLVQNTNISGNLENMNVWYKHI, via the coding sequence TTGAGTGATATAATCGAAAAATTTGGCAACTCCCTCATCCAGCACGGTACATACAACGATCGTATTTACCTTATGAAACTGGATACCGGGGACCTCCCTGATCTTATACCTGAAATGGATAGGTTGGCAGAAAAACGCGGCTACAGCAAGATATTTGCAAAAATCCCTGCAGATTCCAGAGCAACTTTTGAAGCAAAGGGATATGTAAAGGAGGCCGGTGTACCGGGCTATTATTCTGGCAAGATGGAAGCCCTGTTCATGTGTAAGTATTTCTCAGAGCGCAGAAAAGAGGACACACAGGCTGAAGACGACCGGATCATCTCCACAGCCAGGGATAAGGCAGGAGATATCAGGAAACATGAATTACCCGAAGGCTTTCTGATCCGGATGTGTACGGAAGCGGATTTGCCCGCAATGGCCAGGATATACGCCGAGGTGTTCCCTACATATCCTTTTCCTATCCAGGATCCGACATACCTGAAAGAAACCATGGAAGATAATGTTGCATATTTCGCAGTTGAAAATGAAGGTGGCATAGTTGCCCTTTCCTCTTCCGAGATCGATTTTGAAAACCGGAATGCAGAAATGACCGACTTTGCTACACTCCCTCAATTCAGGGGAATGGGTTTGTCCACTCATCTCCTCTCAAAAATGGAAAAAGAAATGAACAAGAAAGGTATCCTTACACTGTATACCATCGCCCGGGCCGCGTCCTATGGTATGAATACGGTTTTTGCAAGACTGGGGTATGAATTTACCGGAAAACTTGTTCAAAATACCAATATCTCTGGCAATCTTGAAAATATGAATGTATGGTACAAGCACATCTGA